The following proteins are encoded in a genomic region of Synechococcus sp. CBW1002:
- a CDS encoding penicillin-binding protein 2: MAASSTDLRPRRRPPGRVVDLHPISPGRLLSVYLILAVGLTGLAARLAWLQVVDSPRLQAKARAIQTHSQVPIGKRRTIVDRTGRLVALDEERYTLWAHPRYFNLPGDDPQKLRPPADVIERLAPVLAVPPASLEDRIGGRRSGVKLATDLDPDTAERVRELGISGLDLEAYPQRLYPQGSLFANVVGFLNLERVPQAGLEQSRDRDLKRHEAVLRMRRGADGTPLPEGLQAGVLYGDDLRLQLTLDARLQQVAQQALSKQVKQWKAKRGVALVMDVRNGELLALASTPTYDPNKFWKFNPGLFREWSVQDLYEPGSTFKPINLALALQEKAIDPNGRVNDSGSLTIGGWPIFNHDKRANGVIDFPTVLQVSSNVGMVNAMARVKRDRFWHWLHTLGIDAVPDTDLPGAVAGQLKDRQQFVSHPIEPAVASFGQGFSLTPLKLLQMHAMLANGGRLVSPHITRGLRSGDALASPASRSGVQLLDPAVTKVVLGWMESVVEKGSGKGAKLAAYRIGGKTGTAQKARNGVYIPGARICSFVAVLPIEDPRFAVLVVVDEPQGANAYGSTVALPVSRQIMEALLVLEKIPPSKPAAAAAATARPAA, from the coding sequence ATGGCGGCATCCTCGACCGATCTCCGCCCCCGTCGCCGCCCCCCGGGTCGGGTGGTTGATCTGCATCCGATCTCCCCAGGCCGGTTGCTGTCCGTCTATCTGATCCTGGCTGTTGGCCTCACTGGTCTGGCGGCACGACTGGCCTGGCTGCAGGTGGTCGATTCGCCCCGGCTGCAGGCCAAGGCCCGGGCTATCCAGACCCATTCCCAGGTGCCGATCGGCAAGCGCCGCACCATCGTGGATCGCACCGGACGTCTGGTGGCCCTGGATGAGGAGCGCTACACCCTCTGGGCCCATCCCCGGTACTTCAACCTTCCGGGTGACGATCCCCAGAAGCTGAGGCCCCCAGCCGACGTGATCGAGCGCCTGGCTCCAGTGCTGGCCGTGCCTCCGGCCAGCCTGGAAGACCGTATCGGCGGCCGCCGCAGCGGAGTCAAGCTGGCCACCGATCTCGACCCTGACACGGCCGAGCGGGTCCGGGAACTGGGCATCAGCGGCCTGGATCTCGAGGCCTATCCCCAGCGGCTCTATCCCCAGGGTTCCTTGTTCGCCAATGTGGTGGGCTTCCTCAACCTGGAGCGGGTGCCGCAGGCCGGCCTGGAGCAGAGCCGCGACCGGGATCTCAAGCGCCATGAGGCGGTGCTGCGCATGCGACGCGGCGCCGATGGCACCCCCCTGCCGGAGGGTCTGCAGGCTGGCGTGCTCTACGGCGACGATCTGCGCCTTCAGCTGACCCTTGATGCCCGCCTGCAACAGGTGGCCCAGCAGGCCCTCAGCAAGCAGGTCAAGCAGTGGAAGGCGAAGCGGGGGGTGGCCCTGGTGATGGATGTGCGCAACGGAGAGCTGCTGGCCCTTGCGTCCACGCCGACGTATGACCCCAACAAATTCTGGAAGTTCAACCCCGGTCTGTTCCGCGAGTGGTCGGTGCAGGATCTCTATGAACCGGGTTCCACGTTCAAGCCGATCAACCTGGCCCTGGCCCTGCAGGAGAAGGCGATCGATCCCAACGGACGGGTCAACGACAGCGGCTCCCTCACGATTGGCGGCTGGCCGATCTTCAATCACGACAAGCGGGCCAACGGGGTGATCGATTTCCCCACCGTGTTGCAGGTGTCGAGCAACGTGGGGATGGTCAATGCCATGGCGCGGGTGAAGCGTGATCGCTTCTGGCACTGGCTGCATACGCTCGGCATCGATGCGGTGCCAGACACCGACCTGCCTGGTGCGGTGGCCGGCCAGCTCAAGGATCGCCAGCAGTTCGTCTCCCATCCGATCGAACCGGCTGTGGCGTCCTTCGGTCAGGGGTTCTCGCTGACGCCCCTGAAGCTGCTGCAGATGCACGCCATGCTGGCCAATGGTGGCCGGCTGGTGAGTCCCCACATCACCCGGGGACTTCGTTCCGGTGATGCCTTGGCCAGCCCGGCGTCGCGCTCCGGCGTCCAACTCCTGGATCCGGCTGTGACCAAGGTCGTGCTGGGCTGGATGGAATCGGTGGTGGAGAAGGGCAGCGGCAAGGGCGCCAAGCTCGCCGCCTATCGCATCGGTGGCAAGACGGGCACGGCCCAGAAGGCCCGCAATGGCGTCTACATCCCGGGCGCCCGGATCTGCAGTTTTGTCGCGGTGCTGCCCATCGAGGATCCCCGCTTTGCCGTCCTGGTGGTGGTGGATGAACCCCAGGGCGCTAACGCCTATGGCTCCACCGTGGCCCTGCCGGTGTCGCGCCAGATCATGGAGGCCCTGCTGGTGCTGGAGAAGATCCCCCCCAGCAAGCCGGCCGCCGCCGCCGCGGCCACTGCCAGGCCCGCCGCCTGA
- a CDS encoding CPBP family intramembrane glutamic endopeptidase: protein MAPSSATWKPALAFLSLALSALVWFNGLLDSLQRPSVATALDLRQLELAALAAPAVPAPLQPLLVGADPLEALRRELQRLDGDTAGLTAPPLRLQWALLERGRGDDAQARALLQDLRATAELPPSRRPLLDALLGSPSPSRSGEEPAASPSALAVADPALLAALTPDDLIATLLEPWSPSPLLRRLGCEQLSADAEDRPLRCLEAGPARGALWRLVGINLLPALLLLLGLALLVRQLWLAWRGRQAPLPPLQGPTLSGVDVTLLIAGGFVLLGEVLTPLLLGPLLSSAVAALGVDLALGQGLQVLGLYLGLMAAPLTLLAVLLAGLGPVPEGGWLQWRWRPLSLSLRWAASHLVMVLPVVALTGWILQWIWSDPSGSNPLLELVLTSGNSAALLCFAATAMVLAPLFEETLFRGVLLPVLARRLGGTGGVLGSAALFALAHLSLGELAPLFVLGLGLGWLRLRSGRLGACVLMHGLWNALTFSNLLLLGG, encoded by the coding sequence ATGGCTCCGTCCTCCGCAACCTGGAAGCCCGCCCTGGCGTTCCTCAGCCTGGCTCTGAGTGCCCTGGTCTGGTTCAACGGCCTGCTCGACAGCCTGCAGCGGCCGTCGGTGGCCACCGCCCTCGATCTGCGCCAGCTGGAGCTGGCTGCTCTGGCGGCGCCGGCGGTTCCCGCTCCGTTGCAGCCCCTGCTGGTGGGGGCCGATCCGCTGGAAGCGTTGCGGAGGGAGTTGCAACGCCTCGATGGCGACACGGCTGGACTGACCGCTCCGCCGCTGCGGCTGCAGTGGGCCCTGCTTGAGCGTGGCCGCGGCGACGACGCCCAGGCCCGGGCGTTGCTGCAGGATTTACGCGCAACCGCCGAGCTTCCCCCCTCCCGGCGCCCCCTGCTCGATGCCCTGCTGGGGTCTCCCTCCCCCTCCCGGTCCGGTGAGGAACCGGCGGCCAGCCCTTCGGCTCTGGCGGTCGCTGATCCCGCCCTGCTGGCCGCCCTGACGCCCGACGACCTGATCGCCACTCTGCTGGAGCCGTGGTCACCCTCGCCGCTGTTGCGGCGCCTGGGCTGCGAGCAGCTCAGCGCTGATGCCGAGGATCGGCCGCTGCGATGCCTGGAGGCGGGCCCTGCCCGTGGAGCCCTCTGGCGGCTGGTCGGCATCAACCTGCTGCCCGCTCTGCTGTTGCTGCTCGGACTGGCCCTGCTGGTGCGGCAGCTGTGGCTGGCCTGGCGTGGTCGCCAGGCGCCCCTTCCCCCCTTGCAGGGCCCCACCCTCTCCGGTGTGGATGTGACCCTGCTGATCGCCGGTGGTTTCGTGCTGCTGGGTGAAGTGCTCACCCCGCTGCTGCTAGGCCCGCTGCTCAGCTCCGCAGTGGCCGCACTCGGGGTGGACCTGGCTTTGGGCCAGGGGCTGCAGGTGCTCGGGCTCTATCTGGGGCTGATGGCCGCCCCCCTGACCCTGCTCGCTGTCCTGTTGGCTGGGTTGGGACCTGTACCGGAGGGTGGCTGGTTGCAGTGGCGCTGGCGGCCGCTCAGCCTCAGCCTCCGCTGGGCCGCCTCCCACCTGGTGATGGTGTTGCCGGTGGTGGCCCTGACCGGCTGGATCCTGCAGTGGATCTGGAGTGATCCAAGCGGCAGCAATCCTCTGCTGGAGCTGGTGCTCACCAGCGGCAACTCTGCGGCGCTGCTCTGTTTTGCCGCGACGGCCATGGTGCTGGCACCTCTGTTCGAGGAGACCCTGTTCCGAGGCGTGCTGCTGCCGGTCCTGGCGCGGCGTCTCGGTGGTACGGGAGGCGTGCTCGGCAGTGCGGCCCTCTTCGCCTTGGCCCACCTCAGCCTGGGCGAGCTGGCGCCCTTGTTTGTGCTGGGTCTGGGGCTGGGCTGGCTGCGGTTGCGCAGCGGCCGGCTCGGGGCCTGCGTCCTGATGCATGGCCTCTGGAATGCCCTCACCTTCTCCAACCTGCTGTTGCTTGGGGGCTGA
- a CDS encoding histidine phosphatase family protein, which translates to MSLRLVLVRHGLSTFNTEHRIQGRDDLSSLTAEGHEQARRTGEALRDLPLAAAYCSPLSRARDTARELLQAQGTSLQATANDGLLEIDLTPWTGLLRSELRQTFPEEERRWREAPETLEFSRPDGSCYRPLEELMVQARDWLNGLLRDHAEAVTSASTSTVLVVAHNGILRCLLLTLLGLPAREFRRLRLDNASVSVLNLSGSASDPEVQIESLNGTVHLDRGLPVKGDGPRLLLVRHGETDWNRQGRFQGQIDIPLNANGLAQAQAARSFLADQSLQRAYTSSMSRPRRTAEVILEDHPGVPLTSTDGLVEIGHGLWEGCLEAEIAERWPQLLADWKRAPETVLMPEGETIQHVSDRSLHTWDVIAASLDHEETALVVAHDAVNKTILCGLLGLRPADIWAIKQGNGGVTVIDYPHGVAAGAVVSCLNLTAHLGGVLDRTAAGAL; encoded by the coding sequence GTGTCCCTCCGGTTGGTTCTGGTCCGTCACGGGCTGAGCACCTTCAACACCGAGCACCGCATTCAGGGACGCGACGATCTCTCCAGCCTCACCGCCGAGGGCCACGAGCAGGCCCGCCGCACCGGTGAGGCCCTTCGGGATCTGCCCCTCGCCGCCGCCTACTGCTCCCCCCTCAGCCGGGCCCGTGACACGGCCCGAGAGCTGCTGCAGGCGCAGGGCACGTCCCTGCAGGCCACAGCGAACGACGGGCTGCTGGAAATTGATCTGACCCCCTGGACCGGCCTGCTGCGCAGCGAGCTGAGGCAGACCTTTCCTGAGGAGGAACGCCGCTGGCGGGAGGCGCCCGAGACCCTGGAATTCAGCCGCCCCGACGGCAGCTGTTACCGCCCCCTCGAGGAGCTGATGGTCCAGGCCCGGGACTGGCTGAACGGGTTGCTTCGGGATCACGCCGAGGCCGTGACCAGCGCCAGCACGAGCACGGTGCTGGTGGTGGCCCATAACGGCATTCTGCGCTGCCTGCTGCTCACCCTGCTGGGCCTGCCCGCCCGTGAGTTCCGCCGACTGCGCCTCGATAACGCCTCGGTGTCGGTGCTGAACCTGAGCGGCTCGGCCAGCGATCCGGAGGTCCAGATCGAGTCGCTGAACGGCACGGTCCATCTCGACCGCGGCCTGCCGGTCAAGGGCGATGGACCGAGGCTGCTGCTGGTGCGCCACGGCGAAACCGACTGGAACCGCCAGGGGCGTTTTCAGGGCCAGATCGATATTCCCTTGAACGCCAATGGCCTGGCCCAGGCCCAGGCCGCCAGGTCCTTCCTGGCGGATCAGAGCCTGCAGCGGGCCTACACCAGCTCGATGTCGCGGCCGCGTCGCACCGCCGAGGTGATTCTCGAAGACCATCCCGGTGTGCCGCTCACCAGCACCGACGGGCTGGTGGAGATCGGCCATGGCCTCTGGGAGGGCTGTCTCGAAGCCGAGATCGCTGAGCGCTGGCCGCAGCTGCTGGCTGACTGGAAACGGGCACCGGAGACGGTGCTGATGCCGGAGGGGGAAACGATCCAGCACGTGTCGGATCGCTCCCTGCACACCTGGGACGTGATCGCCGCCAGCCTCGATCACGAGGAAACGGCCCTGGTTGTGGCCCACGACGCCGTCAACAAGACAATCCTCTGTGGCCTGCTGGGCCTCCGGCCGGCTGACATCTGGGCGATCAAGCAGGGCAACGGTGGTGTGACCGTGATCGACTATCCCCACGGCGTGGCGGCAGGAGCGGTGGTGAGCTGCCTCAACCTGACCGCCCACCTCGGCGGGGTCCTGGACCGCACCGCGGCGGGAGCCCTCTGA
- a CDS encoding dihydroorotase has protein sequence MVRHLLEGVTLLPGPQQQPSTTDVLLEDRRLVAEGDEARRLLPLAPVVRVDAGGCWLAPPLVDPHSVLEDPWDGRAETLSSLAAAAVTGGYGTVALLPRAHDWRDRPERLKLHWPEPLRLRLWGSLSLKGADQDLAPHADQLATGALGLAGDDHLPPLALLESSFRLAEMAERPVLLAPREAQLTRQGFVRERVEGLRAGWPLDPVVSETLPLQTLLALGEAHPSAQLVLMNLSTSEAVEQLRRHRQPPPATVSWWHLLADSGRLDPSDEGWRMVPSLGNPADREALIAALAEGLITAVAVQHQPLDAEERLLPVDQRRAGVAGHGLALSLLWQELVVGRGWTVAELWQVLCWGPAALLGERPESLIVPSDRWILFDPAASWNWDGGSCRSLAANQLHWGQPLLGRVRASGLMDPADWCLMG, from the coding sequence ATGGTGCGCCATCTGCTGGAAGGAGTGACGCTGCTGCCAGGCCCGCAGCAGCAGCCCAGCACCACCGACGTGCTGCTCGAGGACCGTCGCCTGGTGGCTGAGGGCGATGAGGCCCGCCGTCTCCTGCCTCTGGCACCCGTTGTGCGTGTCGACGCTGGCGGCTGCTGGCTGGCGCCTCCCCTGGTGGATCCCCACAGCGTTCTCGAAGATCCATGGGACGGCCGCGCCGAAACCCTGAGCAGCCTGGCTGCGGCAGCCGTGACCGGGGGCTATGGCACCGTGGCCCTGCTGCCGCGTGCCCACGACTGGCGCGACCGGCCCGAGCGCCTGAAGCTGCACTGGCCAGAGCCCCTGCGCCTGCGCCTCTGGGGCAGCCTCAGTCTCAAGGGTGCCGATCAGGATCTGGCCCCCCACGCCGATCAACTGGCCACCGGAGCCCTTGGCCTGGCCGGCGATGACCACCTGCCTCCCCTAGCGCTGCTGGAGAGCAGCTTTCGGCTGGCGGAGATGGCCGAACGGCCGGTGCTGCTGGCTCCGCGGGAGGCCCAGCTGACGCGTCAGGGGTTCGTTCGGGAACGGGTGGAGGGCCTGCGGGCCGGCTGGCCCCTGGATCCGGTGGTGAGCGAAACCCTTCCCCTTCAGACCTTACTGGCCCTTGGCGAGGCCCATCCCTCAGCCCAACTGGTGCTGATGAACCTCTCCACCAGCGAAGCGGTGGAGCAGCTGCGCCGCCATCGCCAGCCACCGCCGGCGACGGTGAGCTGGTGGCACCTGCTGGCCGACAGCGGCCGTCTCGATCCAAGTGATGAAGGCTGGCGGATGGTCCCCTCCCTGGGCAATCCGGCCGATCGGGAGGCCCTGATCGCAGCCCTGGCGGAGGGATTGATCACGGCGGTGGCAGTGCAACACCAGCCGCTTGATGCCGAGGAACGGCTGCTGCCGGTGGATCAGCGACGCGCCGGCGTGGCCGGCCATGGGCTGGCCCTGTCCCTGCTCTGGCAAGAACTGGTCGTGGGCAGGGGCTGGACCGTGGCGGAGCTCTGGCAGGTGCTCTGCTGGGGTCCGGCTGCCCTGCTGGGGGAACGACCCGAGAGCCTGATCGTCCCCAGTGACCGCTGGATTCTGTTCGATCCTGCAGCGTCCTGGAACTGGGACGGTGGGAGTTGCCGGTCGCTGGCCGCCAACCAGTTGCATTGGGGACAGCCCCTATTGGGACGGGTGCGGGCCAGCGGACTCATGGATCCTGCGGACTGGTGCCTGATGGGCTGA
- the lepB gene encoding signal peptidase I: MSDPLPHPPNDDDVPGARPDPPAVQDETPHPHAAENPWAFWRSVLITLAVALGIRQFLMEARYIPSGSMLPGLQIQDRLLVEKLSYRSREPRRGEIVVFHSPYHFDPVLTGESSPNPLRCLLVNLPFIGTLPGLQVPACDAYIKRVVAVPGDRVAVDPRGQVFIDGKRLNEPYVHNYCPVDSQGIGPCRTLNTVVPPGHVLVLGDNRANSWDGRFWPGGNFLPQKEIIGRAFWRFFPFDQMGSLSPSGTSPQDP; encoded by the coding sequence TTGAGCGATCCCCTACCCCATCCGCCCAACGACGATGACGTTCCTGGGGCGCGGCCCGATCCACCCGCTGTTCAGGATGAAACGCCCCATCCGCATGCGGCCGAGAACCCCTGGGCCTTCTGGCGCAGTGTGCTGATCACCCTGGCGGTGGCCCTGGGTATCCGCCAGTTTCTGATGGAGGCCCGGTACATCCCTTCCGGGTCGATGTTGCCGGGCCTGCAGATCCAGGATCGCCTGCTGGTGGAGAAGCTCTCCTACCGCAGCCGCGAACCACGTCGCGGCGAGATCGTGGTGTTCCATTCCCCCTATCACTTTGATCCGGTCCTGACCGGCGAGAGCTCCCCCAATCCACTCCGTTGCCTCCTGGTCAACCTGCCCTTCATCGGCACCCTGCCGGGCCTGCAGGTGCCGGCCTGCGATGCCTACATCAAGCGGGTGGTGGCTGTGCCGGGTGATCGGGTTGCGGTGGATCCCCGCGGTCAGGTGTTCATCGATGGCAAGAGGCTGAACGAGCCCTACGTGCACAACTACTGCCCCGTGGACAGCCAGGGCATCGGCCCCTGCCGCACCCTCAACACCGTGGTGCCGCCTGGCCACGTTCTGGTGCTGGGCGACAACCGCGCCAACAGCTGGGATGGTCGCTTCTGGCCCGGCGGCAACTTCCTGCCCCAGAAGGAGATCATCGGCCGGGCGTTCTGGCGCTTCTTCCCCTTTGATCAGATGGGCAGCCTCAGCCCATCAGGCACCAGTCCGCAGGATCCATGA
- a CDS encoding Spx/MgsR family RNA polymerase-binding regulatory protein, with translation MSGWRLYAYAQCSTCRKAQQWLASQGLKPELLEITLTPPTRLELAAALEQLGRRRLFNTSGQSYRALGAAAVKAMDDEAALDALEADGKLIKRPFLVRGDGRILTGFSLEEWQTFCLDA, from the coding sequence GTGAGCGGCTGGCGTCTCTACGCCTATGCCCAGTGCTCCACCTGCCGCAAGGCCCAGCAGTGGCTGGCCAGCCAGGGCCTCAAGCCTGAGCTGCTTGAAATCACCCTCACCCCTCCCACACGCCTGGAACTGGCGGCGGCGCTGGAGCAGCTCGGTCGCCGTCGCCTGTTCAACACCAGTGGGCAGAGCTATCGGGCTCTCGGTGCAGCGGCTGTCAAGGCCATGGATGATGAGGCTGCCCTTGATGCCCTGGAAGCGGATGGCAAGCTGATCAAGCGGCCCTTCCTGGTGCGCGGCGACGGGCGGATCCTGACCGGCTTCTCGCTTGAAGAGTGGCAGACCTTCTGTCTGGATGCCTGA
- a CDS encoding 2Fe-2S iron-sulfur cluster-binding protein, with amino-acid sequence MPTIRFEREGQQVGCIEGANLRKAALDAGINPYKGLNNVNNCGGLGQCGTCVVEVLEGQRNLSPRSDVEEVYLADRPANYRLSCRTAVNGDVTVRTRPDAGVGKGSNSLVGALKALVGKK; translated from the coding sequence GTGCCCACCATCCGTTTTGAACGCGAAGGCCAGCAGGTCGGTTGCATCGAAGGAGCCAATCTTCGTAAGGCAGCCTTGGATGCGGGCATCAACCCTTACAAGGGCCTCAACAACGTCAACAATTGCGGCGGCCTTGGCCAGTGCGGCACCTGCGTGGTCGAGGTGCTCGAGGGCCAGCGCAATCTCTCCCCCCGCAGTGATGTCGAGGAGGTGTACCTGGCTGATCGTCCGGCGAACTACCGCCTCAGCTGCCGCACGGCCGTCAACGGGGACGTGACCGTCCGTACCCGCCCTGATGCAGGCGTGGGCAAGGGCTCCAACAGCCTGGTGGGTGCACTCAAGGCTCTGGTCGGCAAGAAGTGA
- a CDS encoding class I SAM-dependent methyltransferase, translated as MVEERQSDTSHPADNDGYERVVQRLIPGYASLARLAVALLAASPLASREGAAILVAGCGTGSELLEAQAQRPDWSLTATDPSAEMLAIARGRLLGGGRIDWRQSTVEALAEDEASQGRFAGALSVLVLQSLPDDGSKLAFLSALCRSLQPGGQLVLVDRMQPERSPLRKQVEAAWIGFQEASGLDAAAEELAPLTEQTHPIGLARLGALVNAAGFSDPARIFQALNYEGFMLQRAR; from the coding sequence GTGGTCGAGGAACGCCAGAGCGACACCAGCCACCCGGCCGATAATGACGGTTACGAGCGGGTGGTCCAGCGGCTGATCCCGGGTTACGCCAGCCTGGCCCGCCTGGCCGTGGCCCTGCTGGCAGCCTCGCCCTTGGCCAGCCGTGAGGGAGCTGCCATCCTTGTGGCCGGCTGCGGTACGGGTTCCGAACTGCTCGAAGCCCAGGCTCAGCGACCCGATTGGAGCCTCACCGCCACCGATCCCTCCGCCGAGATGCTGGCCATCGCCCGGGGCCGGCTCTTAGGCGGCGGCAGGATCGACTGGCGCCAGAGCACGGTTGAAGCACTTGCCGAGGACGAGGCGTCGCAGGGACGCTTTGCCGGCGCCCTTTCGGTGCTGGTGTTGCAGTCGCTCCCTGATGACGGCAGCAAGCTGGCCTTCCTCAGCGCCCTCTGCCGCAGCCTGCAGCCGGGCGGTCAGCTTGTGCTGGTGGATCGGATGCAGCCGGAGCGTTCCCCCTTGCGGAAGCAGGTCGAGGCTGCCTGGATCGGCTTCCAGGAGGCCAGCGGCCTTGATGCAGCCGCCGAGGAGCTGGCGCCTCTCACGGAGCAGACCCACCCGATCGGCCTGGCCCGGCTCGGCGCCCTGGTGAACGCGGCGGGATTCAGTGATCCTGCCCGGATCTTTCAGGCTCTCA